In the genome of Mixta calida, the window GCGCTGCGGCGTGGCGGGGCGCGTGCGTGCGGATGGCACGCAGATCGCGGTCAAAGCGAGCTATTCGCTGGGACAGCGTGAACGGCTGGTGGTGGTCGATGTGGACGGCGAGCGGCTGCTGCTCGGCGTGACGCCGGGCGCGATTACGCGTCTTGGACGCCTGGCGAAACCGACGACGCCGACAGAGAGCGCCGCGCCCGATTTCTCCCTGACCCTGAAGCGCCTGCTGAAGCGCGGCAAAACGGAGCCTGAACAATGAGCGCGCGTTTTAGCCAGCGTTGCCGGTTCGCCGCGCTGTTGTTGCCGCTGCTGCTGCTGTCGGGCCACGCCTGGGCCGCCAACGGCGATATTCTGCTGACGCGCGGCGGGGGCGGCGAGAGCTGGTCGCTGCCGATCCAGACGCTGGTGCTGCTCACCTCGCTGACCTTTTTACCGGCGATCCTGCTGATGATGACCGGCTTCACCCGCATCATTATCGTGTTGGGGCTGCTGCGCAACGCGCTCGGCACGCCGTCGACGCCGCCTAATCAGGTGCTGCTGGGGCTGGCGCTGTTCGTGACCTTCTTTGTGATGTCGCCGGTGTTTAACCGCGTCTATGAGGACGCCTGGCTGCCGCTGTCGCAGGATAAGATCTCGCTGGAGGCGGCGGTGCCGCTGGCGGCCAAGCCGATGCGCGAATTTATGCTGAGCCACACGCACGAAGCCGATCTGGCGCTCTATACGCGCATGGCGAAGCTGGATAACTACGCCTCGCCGGATGAGGTGCCGCTGCGCATTCTGCTGCCCGCGTTTGTCACCAGCGAGCTGAAAACCGGCTTTCAGATCGGCTTTGCGGTCTTTATTCCCTTTTTAATCATCGACCTGGTGGTCGCCAGCGTGCTGATGGCGCTGGGGATGATGATGGTGCCGCCCGCGACCATTTCGCTGCCGTTCAAGCTGATGCTGTTTGTGCTGGTGGACGGCTGGCAGCTCATCATGGGATCGCTGGCGCAAACCTTTATCAATTAGGCAGGATGAATCATGACGCCAGAAAGCGTAATGGCTATGGGGTTTCAGGCGATCCGCGTGGGGCTGATGATTGCGGCGCCGCTGCTGCTGGCGGCGCTGGCGACCGGTCTGGTCGTCAGCATTTTGCAGGCGTCGACCCAGATAAATGAAATGACGCTGAGCTTTATCCCGAAAATCCTGGTGATCGTCGCGGTCGCCGTCGCGCTGGGACCGTCGATGCTGGCGATCATGCTCGATTATATGCGCGCGCTCTACGGTAATCTGCCGCAGATGATTGGCTAAACCATGACCTGGTCGCTGGACGCGCTGCCGCTGCTGGTGA includes:
- the fliO gene encoding flagellar biosynthetic protein FliO yields the protein MTDTSTPVSLATQIGGAMALVILLIFACAWLARRCGVAGRVRADGTQIAVKASYSLGQRERLVVVDVDGERLLLGVTPGAITRLGRLAKPTTPTESAAPDFSLTLKRLLKRGKTEPEQ
- the fliQ gene encoding flagellar biosynthesis protein FliQ, whose amino-acid sequence is MTPESVMAMGFQAIRVGLMIAAPLLLAALATGLVVSILQASTQINEMTLSFIPKILVIVAVAVALGPSMLAIMLDYMRALYGNLPQMIG
- the fliP gene encoding flagellar type III secretion system pore protein FliP (The bacterial flagellar biogenesis protein FliP forms a type III secretion system (T3SS)-type pore required for flagellar assembly.); the protein is MSARFSQRCRFAALLLPLLLLSGHAWAANGDILLTRGGGGESWSLPIQTLVLLTSLTFLPAILLMMTGFTRIIIVLGLLRNALGTPSTPPNQVLLGLALFVTFFVMSPVFNRVYEDAWLPLSQDKISLEAAVPLAAKPMREFMLSHTHEADLALYTRMAKLDNYASPDEVPLRILLPAFVTSELKTGFQIGFAVFIPFLIIDLVVASVLMALGMMMVPPATISLPFKLMLFVLVDGWQLIMGSLAQTFIN